In Deinococcus maricopensis DSM 21211, the sequence CCTGCTGCGCAGGTCCGGGGGCGTTCAGAGCAGGCGGGTCTGGGCGGCGTCGGGCGGGCGCTCGTTGGCGTCCGGGGTGGGCGCGCCGTCAAGGGCGGCTTTCACGGCCTGGATGTCACGCCACGTGAGGCTTTTGGGGCCGCCGGGCGCGCGGGTGTCGTTGCGGAGCAGGTAGGCGGGGTGGAACATCGGCAGGAGCGGCGCGGTCCACAGGCGCTCCGCCTGCGCGTAGGTGTACCACTGACCGCGCGTGCGGGTGATGCCGGTGCGGGTGCCGAGCATGTACTGCGTGGGGACGTTGCCGAGCGTGACGATGACGCGGGGGCGCAGCAGCGCGAGCTGCCCGCTGAGCCACAGGCGGGTGCACACCTCGATTTCGTCGGGTTCGGGCGTGCGGTTGGCTGGTGGTCGGCATTTGACGATGTTGCTGATGTAGGCGTCGTCGCGGGTGAGGCCGACGGCGCCGAGGATCTTGTCGAGCAGTTGGCCGGCGCGGCCCACGAAGGGGCGGCCGAGGCGGTCCTCGTCGCCGCCGGGGCCTTCGCCGAGGATCAGCAGGGGCGCGTCGGGGTTGCCGTCGGCGACGACGACCTGGGTGCAGGTGGCGCGCAGGCGGCAGGCGGTGCAGCCCCGGGCGGTGGCTTCGAGGTCGGCGATGGCGCGGCGGCGGGTCATTCCGTGGCGGCGGGACTCCCGAGTTTGCTGCGGGCGCTGCGGGCTTCGCGGCGGACCTTGGGGTCGAGGCCGACCATCAGGAAGAAGTTCTCGAGGGCGTTTTCGCGGCCTTTGATGTCCGGGTGCTCGTGTTCGGGCGTGCCGGTGACGAAGGGCAAGGCCTTGTAGAGCGTGATGGCGTGCGTGATGACTTCGTCGGGCGCGGCGGTTTCGGCGAGCGTGCCGAGTTCGGTGTAAACGGCGCGGCGTTGTTCGGCATGGGTGAGGAACGCATCGGGGTGGGGCGTTTCGGACGCGCGCAGCATGTCCTGGCGGGCGATGCGGCGGTAGTGTTTGAGGCCTTGCAGGATCTGTTCGGTGGTCAGCAGTTCCTTCATGCGGGTGTCCTCTCGCTGGGGGTGTGGGCGCGCAGCCTTGGCGGCAGTATACCCGGGCGGTCTGCGTGTATACCTGGGAGCCTTCGGCTGACGCGAGCCTGATTTGTGAAGAACCCGTACTATGAATGAATGTCATTTTTATGAGAGAACGTAAACAAACGTTAATCCAAAAAAGAGCGTTCTGGAGGGTGTTTTCCCCTTTTGACCCCGCTCTACCCGCCGTGATAAGCATGAGAGGTCACGTTCCTGAAACGTTCCGGAAGCGCGCATAAACAGCGTATTGGTGCATAAATTTCGTGGCTTTGACCATCAATTAAGGCCGAATAAATTAAGCCATGTTAAACTTCCTGTGTCGATGAAAACGTTCCGTGCTTTGATCCTCGCGGTCGCCGCTGTCTCCAGCGCTGCTCACGCCGCCTCCACCTACACCGTCAAACCCGGCGACACGCTGTATAAAGTCGCGCAGGTCAACAAAATGGACCCCGTCGCCCTGATGAAGCTCAACGGCCTGAACAGCACCACCATCCAGGTCGGCCAGAAGCTCAAGGTCAGCGGCGCCACCGCCACCGCCAGCGCCCCCCAGGCCGCGGCCAAACCGGCCCCCGCGAACGGCAACGCCGTCATCCGCACCGCCGCCAGCCGCTACCTCAACATCCGTTACGTCCTGGGCGGCACCAGCGCCCGCGGCATCGACTGCAGCGGCTACACGCAGGCCGTCTTCAAACAGCTCGGTGTGAACCTCCCCCGCACCGCCCGCAGCCAGTTCGGCGTGGGCCGCTCCGTGCCCCGCGGCGACCTGCGCAGCGGCGACCTCGTGTTCTTCAACACCACCGGCGCCGGCGTCTCGCACGTGGGCATCTACCTCGGCAACGGCGAATTCGCGAACGCCAACAGCTACCAGGGCCGCACCATCATCGAGAAGATGAACAGCACCTACTGGGCCACCCGCTACGTCGGCGCCCGCCGCGTCCTGTAACCGGCGTTCACCGCATCGACACGGAACGCCCGCGCCCACCGAGCAGTCGGTGGGCGCGCATCATTGACACACCAAGGAGGGCCACCCGGTTTCAGGTGGCCCTCCTTGGTGTCGGCGCTCCGCCTCAGCGGCGGATGACCTGCGCGTCCTTCGGCAACGAGCGCAGCGCCGTCACCGTCAGGCCCGCGTTCACCTTGTAGTTCGTGACGTTCAGGTCCGCGACGACCTTCCCGCCTGTGCTCAGCACCTGCACACGCGTGGGGCGCCACCCGGCGTCCGTGATCCACACACGCGTCCGGTCGCCCGCGCCGCCCATGCTCGCCTCGAGCTGGTAGAGCTTCGCACCGCCCGACGAGGTCGTGCCGACCAGTTTCACGTCGTAGTTGCGCAGCAGCGCCGCCGTGTTCGTCAGCTGCGTGAAGTCCACGCCGCCCAGGCCCGCCTGCCCCGCCGCCTTGTTCAGCGGCGTCTCGGTGATCTGGTTCGTGAGGTACAGATAGTTGCGGACCGTCTGCTTGTCCGCGACGATCACGTTGTCCGCGAGGCTGTCCGGGGCGTTGAAGGTCACGCGGGCCAGCGACTGCGCCGGAATGGCCTTCACGTCAAAGTCGATCTTCTGGCTGCTGCTTTCCACGTTCGCGGTGCCGCTCACCTTGAAGCTGACGTCACGCGCGTTCTTCTGCGCGGCGTCCACGCGGCTGATGATGTCCTTGGCCGTTTGTGCACTCGCGAGGCTGCCGCAGGCCGCCACCGCAAGCGTGAGAGTCAGGGTTCTCTTCATGCCTCGCAGTATCGAGTGACCCCGCATGAGAAGGACCGCGCGCGCCTGACCGGGTTTTCACGCGCCGTGACGACGCACACGATGAACGCGCGTGGCGGGTGGGGAGCTCCCCACCCGCCACGCGCGCCACTCATTCGCGGCCGACGTTGAACCGGACCGTGCCGCGCACGCCGAGGCCACCCGAACCCCCGCGGGCGTCCACGCTGACCTCGCCGTTCGGGGTGGGCACGGTCACTTCCGCGCCGTACCGGGCGGGCAGGCTCACGTACCGCCACGGCTCGTACACGCCGTACAGACGTACGCTGCTGCCCTCACCGAGCACGTCGGCGACGCTCAGACTGCCGCTCAGGCCGCGCTCGTCCGTGCCCGGCCCGATCAGCGCGTCCGCCGCGAGCGTCACCGTGTCGGACGCGCGCCACGTGACCCCGCCCGTCACGCCCAGGACGCCGGCGCCTGCGCGTCCGCCCAGGCGGTAGCTCAGGTCCCCGCGGCGCCACTCGCCGAACGCCGCGACGTTCGGCTGGCCGCCCACGCTGCCGCTGACATTCAGGATCACATCGCGGTTCACGCGGTAGCGGGCGTTCGCGTCGAGCGCCCAGCCGCGCGCGCGCAGGTCCACCGGCGCTTCCGCCCACGCGACCAGGGGCTCCACCCGCGCCGCGCCCACCGTCCAGCCGCTCAGCGTCACGCCCAGCGCCACCGGCCCGAGCGCCGCGTTCACGGCGGTACCCAGCCGGTACCCCTGCCCGAACGCAAACGCCGCGTCCGTGCGGGACGACACGCCGCCCACTGCGGGAAGATCCACGCCGAAGGTCACGTGCGCGTCGGCGGCGCGGTTGCTCACGCCGAACCCGGCGGTCACATTCCCCAGACGCAGGTCGGTTACGGCGGCGCGCAGGGTCAGGGGGGACGCCGCGCTCAGTTCCAGGCCCACGGCCCCCGCGCCGCCGCTGCCGAGCAGCGCGAGGGTCGTCATCAGGTGCAAGGTCTTCACGGGCGCAGCGTAGCAGACGTCACGCACGCGCCAAGCGCATCAGG encodes:
- a CDS encoding outer membrane lipoprotein carrier protein LolA, with the protein product MKRTLTLTLAVAACGSLASAQTAKDIISRVDAAQKNARDVSFKVSGTANVESSSQKIDFDVKAIPAQSLARVTFNAPDSLADNVIVADKQTVRNYLYLTNQITETPLNKAAGQAGLGGVDFTQLTNTAALLRNYDVKLVGTTSSGGAKLYQLEASMGGAGDRTRVWITDAGWRPTRVQVLSTGGKVVADLNVTNYKVNAGLTVTALRSLPKDAQVIRR
- a CDS encoding LysM peptidoglycan-binding domain-containing C40 family peptidase, producing MKTFRALILAVAAVSSAAHAASTYTVKPGDTLYKVAQVNKMDPVALMKLNGLNSTTIQVGQKLKVSGATATASAPQAAAKPAPANGNAVIRTAASRYLNIRYVLGGTSARGIDCSGYTQAVFKQLGVNLPRTARSQFGVGRSVPRGDLRSGDLVFFNTTGAGVSHVGIYLGNGEFANANSYQGRTIIEKMNSTYWATRYVGARRVL
- a CDS encoding uracil-DNA glycosylase, with amino-acid sequence MTRRRAIADLEATARGCTACRLRATCTQVVVADGNPDAPLLILGEGPGGDEDRLGRPFVGRAGQLLDKILGAVGLTRDDAYISNIVKCRPPANRTPEPDEIEVCTRLWLSGQLALLRPRVIVTLGNVPTQYMLGTRTGITRTRGQWYTYAQAERLWTAPLLPMFHPAYLLRNDTRAPGGPKSLTWRDIQAVKAALDGAPTPDANERPPDAAQTRLL